From the genome of Papaver somniferum cultivar HN1 chromosome 2, ASM357369v1, whole genome shotgun sequence, one region includes:
- the LOC113351667 gene encoding uncharacterized protein LOC113351667: MVDVILNPWIGNTLEVYIDNMLVKSKLRKDHHQDLRDIFEAIRKHHMKVNPEICTFGVTSGKFLGYLVTKRGIEVDPAKIQAIVEMSSPKNLKEVQNLKGSLTALAPLEEVLKSAGKVGRIAKWNTHLDQFNIIHEIQHSQKSQVLEDFLADLPLDNHEEVRGILEVNEGKYPVDILDPSNQRRWEVFVDVPKNTEGAGISIVITTPTGERIVHALRLEFKGNTNNIVEYEVVVHALRLIIEMGITDVRLTSDSQLVIRQIGLEYNVYDETLSAYMDLAQTLASQIPTIKFRHLGRKELRHADALAYISSMLRYEGIKAIKITRVYEPSVIPQKSFAANRKDDVGEDIADNDVGEDIADDFHEDDIMTRANEDKYFKNEEDWRTEFHLFLKEGTLPADFKQARKVQSKVGRYNLRDGISCKKSFLGPLLHCLSREEGHRVLKDIYYGDAGNHSGMRSLADKAKMQGYYWPTMIRDAARMSRRCEECRRFAKRIHAPATKLNSVDSPWPFSKSGIDIVGLLIEGSGKIRFFIVDTYYFSKWVEAKALSRIHDSDVFTFIFQNIICRFGIPEIVSDNCKQLQGKNIYMLFDTFKIRKNKSTPIYPQRNGKAEATNKTLAIILKKQLD; the protein is encoded by the exons AGGAAACACCATATGAAAGTAAACCCAGAAATATGCacattcggtgtcacctcagggaaatttctTGGGTATCTAGTaacgaagaggggcatcgaagtagATCCTGCGAAGATCCAGGCCATCGTAGAAATGTCGTCCCCGAAGAACCTAAAAGAAGTCCAAAATCTCAAAGGATCCTTAACAGCTCTGG caccattggaggaAGTTCTCAAAAGCGCTGGGAAAGTAGGAAGGATAGcaaagtggaacacccaccttgATCAGTTCAACATTATCCATGAAATCCAACACTCCCAAAAATCGCAAGTCTTGGAGGACTTCCTAGCAGATCTACCCCTTGACAACCACGAAGAAGTGAGGGGCATACTAGAAGTAAATGAAGGAAAATACCCAGTCGATATTCTCGATCCCTCAAATCAAAGACGATGGGAGGTTTTCGTTGACGTACCGAAGAATACGGAAGGTGCGGGCATaagcatcgtaatcaccaccccaactggagaaaggatcgtgcaTGCGTTGAGGTTGGAATTCAAAGGGAATACcaataacatcgtcgaatacgaagTTGTGGTACACGCTCTTcgtttgataatagaaatgggaataACCGATGTGCGACTCACAAGCGATTCGCAACtggtcatacgacaaatagggtTAGAATACAATGTCTACGATGAGACCCTTTCAGCATACATGGATTTGGCCCAGACTCTAGCATCCCAAATACCAACTATCAAATTCCGACACTTAGGCAgaaaggaactcaggcacgctgACGCTTTAgcttatatatcatccatgctgagatACGAAGGTATCAAGGCAATCAAGATAACTAGAGTATATGAACCCTCAGTCATCCCTCAGAAATCCTTTGCTGCAAATCGTAAAGACGACGTAGGGGAGGATATCGCTGACAATGATGTAGGAGAAGACATAGCTGATGACTTTCACGAAGATGATATCATGACAAGAGCCAACGAAGACAAATACTTCAAGAACGAAGAAGATTGGAGAACCGAATTTCACCTTTTCCTCAAAGAAGGGACGCTGCCTGCGGACTTCAAACAAGCTAGGAAGGTGCAGTCGAAGGTAGGAAGGTATAACCTGCGGGATGGAATCTCATGTAAAAAGTCTTTCCTTGGACCATTGTTACACTGCCTGTCAAGAGAAGAAGGACATCGGGTGTTGAAAGACATATACTACGGAGATGCGGGAaaccacagcggaatgagatcgtTAGCAGATAAGGCAAAAATGCAGgggtattactggccaacaatgatacgagatgCTGCGAGAATGTCAAGGAGATGTGAGGAATGCCGACGCTTTGCCAAAAGAATCCATGCACCTGCAACAAAGCTGAATTCGGTggatagtccatggcctttctcaAAGTCGGGCATAGATATCGTGGGACTCCTGATCGAAGGATCGGGGAAAATACGATTCTTTATAGTAGACACATATTATTTTAGTAAATGGGTAGAAGCCAAGGCCCTATCAAGAATCCACGACTCGGATGTTTTCacgttcatcttccaaaacattatttgcaggttcggcatcccGGAGATTGTCTCCGACAACTGcaagcagctgcaagggaagaacaTCTACATGCTCTTTGATACCTTCAAGATCAGAAAGAACAAATCGACCCCCATATATCCTCAAAGAAATGGCAAAGCGGAAGCCACGAACAAGACCCTTGCCATCATactcaaaaagcagttggactAA